The DNA region AAGCTCCACGTTCGCCGAAACCTGCATTCTTTGCCCGTCGCGCGTGACTGCCGGTCCTCGCCTTGCCCGCGCCGCCTGCGTCTGGGTGAGGAAGCGCGCATGCTCGGCTCGCGCACGGGCCTTCCTCTCTTCGGTCGGATGGAGGACGGCGATCCCCGCAAAGCCGTCGACCAGGACCTCCGTTTCCTCATCCAACCGATCGAGAATGCCGTGGGCTCCCACGACGGCGGGGATGTTCAGGGATTGAGCCAATATCGCCGCATGGCAGGTCTGACTGCCCTCTTCGGTCACGATGCCCAGGAGCAGGCGGCGATCGAGGGAAATAAGATCGGAGAGGAGCAGCAGGTCGGCAACGACGACGCAGCGCTTGTCGATCCCCAAACCCCCCGCCGCACCCTCCCGCAGGTTCCGGAGCACCCGCTTGCCCACGTCGCGGACGTCGAGGGCCCTCTCCCGCAGGTAGACGTCATCGATGCGCTCCATTTGGTCGACGAACGAACGAATCACGTCCTGATAAACGGCCTCGACACAGATCTTCTCCGATTCGAGCCGCCTTTTGACCGCATCGAGGATCGTAGGATCATCCACGGCCAGCAGATGCGCTTCAAAAAGCGAGTCGCTCGCCTGCGACCAGGAGCGGACGAGTTCTTCCTTGGCCTGCAAGAGCTCCTGCCGGGTTTTCAGCAACGCAAGCTCGAGCCTCTCGAGTTCCTTCGGTATCTGCTCCGCAGCGACGGGTCGCCGGCGGACGGCGGCAAAATCTCCGCGGATCGCGAACGCGGGTCCGATTCCCACTCCCGGTGCGGCCGATACCCCCGCAAAACATTCTTCGGCTTTACCGCTCATGAAGGGAACCCGGCCTGCCTATCCTATACTCTGAGCAGCGTTCTGCCGCCGCCAGCCCCGACAGGGATGCGACCATCCCTGGCAGGAAACGTTCATCCGCAGCAGGCGTAGGGAAGAAACGCGGCTTGTTGCGATGGAGAAACCGGTGGGCTAAGTGTCTTGATCAAAATTTCTCTGCACCAGATTGCACAACGCCGCTACCGCAGCGGCAGCATCGGGCCCCTTGGCGGAAATCTTTAAGCGGGACCCTTGATTGGCGGCGAGGATCATGATCCCCATGATGCTCTTGCCGTTGACCGCCTCCCCTTCCTTTTCGACCTGGACGTTCGAAACGAAGCGGTTGGCGACCTTGACGAACATGGCCGCAGGACGAGCGTGAAGTCCAAGCTTGTTGCAGATCACGACCTCCGCCTCGGCTTCCTCCACTCCCGCTTGCTTTTCTCCGCTTGCGTTGTCGGCAACCGATTTCTCCATGGCGCTCGCTATTGCCTTCTCTTGGTGAGTTTCGTCAGCTTCTGGTTGAATTCCTGCGCGGCATTATGCCCCATCGCTCGAAGCTTTTGATCGACGGCCGCCACCTCGACCAAGGTAGCCAAATCTCTGCCCGGACGAACCGGAATAGTAACATGAGGAACCCGGATATTCAAGATCTCGTACTCGTCCTGATCGAGCCCGACCCGCTCGATCTCCTCGTCCCGCTCCCATTCGCGCAAGGTGACTACTAAGTCGACCCGTTTTTCGATGCGAATCGCGCGCAAGCCGAACAAGCTGGTGACGTCGACGATGCCGATCCCCCGAACCTCCATGTAAAAGCGGCTGATGTCGGGCGCGCGCGCCACCAGCTCCCTCCCTTCCAAGCAAAAGATGGTCGTGATATCGTCCGCGACCAAGGAGTAGCCCCGAGCCAAAAGGGAGAGGACGCACTCGCTCTTCCCGACCCCGCTCGCACCCTTGAGCAGCACGCCGATTCCCTGGATATCGACCATGCTCCCCTGCTCGTTGACCCGAGGAGCGAAATCCATTTCCAGACAGATCGTCACCGTGTTGATCAGCCGCATGGTGTGCAAGCGCGAAAGGAAGAGCGGCGTGCCGGTCTGCTCGGCTTCCTCGATGAGAAAATCGGGCGGGACAATCCCGCGGGAGACGATCAGGCAGGGAATCTTGCGCAGGAAAATGGCCCGAACCCTCGCGCGGGCTTCCTCGGCATCCAGGCTCCGGAGGTAGGAAGTCTCCCCGGCGCCGATGATCTGCACTCTCTGCCAAGCGAAATTCTTCAAATACCCTGCAAGCTGGAGTCCCGGTCGGTTTACGGATCCTTCCAGGATCATCCGCCCCAAGCCCGACCGGCCGGCGACAAGCTTTCCTTGCAGCGCCGCACCGTGCTGCTCAAAAAACTCTCCGGCCGTAACTCTCGGTACCGAGCCGGTCG from Methylacidimicrobium sp. AP8 includes:
- a CDS encoding HPr family phosphocarrier protein codes for the protein MEKSVADNASGEKQAGVEEAEAEVVICNKLGLHARPAAMFVKVANRFVSNVQVEKEGEAVNGKSIMGIMILAANQGSRLKISAKGPDAAAAVAALCNLVQRNFDQDT
- the hprK gene encoding HPr(Ser) kinase/phosphatase is translated as MTRTRNTTGSVPRVTAGEFFEQHGAALQGKLVAGRSGLGRMILEGSVNRPGLQLAGYLKNFAWQRVQIIGAGETSYLRSLDAEEARARVRAIFLRKIPCLIVSRGIVPPDFLIEEAEQTGTPLFLSRLHTMRLINTVTICLEMDFAPRVNEQGSMVDIQGIGVLLKGASGVGKSECVLSLLARGYSLVADDITTIFCLEGRELVARAPDISRFYMEVRGIGIVDVTSLFGLRAIRIEKRVDLVVTLREWERDEEIERVGLDQDEYEILNIRVPHVTIPVRPGRDLATLVEVAAVDQKLRAMGHNAAQEFNQKLTKLTKRRQ